One stretch of Candidatus Nitrosotenuis cloacae DNA includes these proteins:
- a CDS encoding Snf7 family protein, whose translation MTNFQNSWSKPSTPSVSEKLGDVLKPKGALKPRIEQAVKGLHNQISKLDGMLTKLKQREEKLFQRIVAATQKHDTHTSKVLANELAEVRKVSKMLGNCRMALEQIELRLTTFSDLGDTVVTIAPTIGLMRSLKSSLGKFMPEADHELGMMTEMLNGLMTESFSGEGAFGMDQTTNEESERILEEAAAVAEASVGDRFPSTPVSAKSATSTRYL comes from the coding sequence ATGACAAACTTCCAGAACTCATGGTCCAAACCATCGACACCAAGTGTATCTGAAAAATTGGGCGACGTCCTCAAGCCAAAAGGCGCATTAAAGCCAAGAATTGAGCAGGCAGTAAAAGGCCTTCACAACCAAATCTCAAAGCTTGACGGAATGCTGACCAAACTAAAGCAAAGAGAGGAAAAACTGTTCCAAAGAATAGTTGCAGCAACCCAAAAACACGATACTCACACTAGCAAAGTTTTAGCAAACGAACTAGCCGAGGTCCGAAAGGTCTCAAAGATGCTAGGAAATTGCAGAATGGCACTAGAGCAAATCGAACTAAGACTAACGACATTCAGCGACCTAGGAGACACAGTAGTCACAATAGCACCAACAATCGGCCTAATGAGAAGCCTCAAGTCTTCGCTTGGCAAGTTCATGCCAGAGGCAGACCACGAACTAGGTATGATGACCGAGATGCTAAATGGACTAATGACAGAGTCCTTCTCAGGCGAGGGTGCGTTTGGCATGGATCAAACAACCAACGAAGAATCCGAAAGGATTCTAGAGGAAGCAGCAGCCGTTGCAGAGGCGTCAGTTGGGGACAGATTCCCATCAACGCCAGTCAGCGCAAAGTCCGCTACCTCGACAAGATACCTCTAA
- a CDS encoding transcriptional regulator translates to MLEQEKPKIEAERIAEQTGSGSEIGIGDLMNKRAKLEEAIDYVGLMIKSLKDKRTRLVKEIEDESVDIQNLKEKLVKVSEYIEEEGRGIRDLSNKRAQVESQADEVGALISNLRSKLASIDSVVEGEANKVKAIKESRPKS, encoded by the coding sequence ATGTTAGAGCAGGAAAAACCCAAAATCGAAGCGGAACGCATAGCGGAACAGACAGGATCTGGCTCTGAGATAGGTATTGGGGATTTGATGAACAAGCGTGCCAAGCTAGAAGAAGCAATTGATTACGTAGGATTAATGATAAAGAGTCTAAAGGACAAACGAACCAGGCTAGTCAAGGAGATCGAGGATGAATCCGTTGATATTCAGAATTTGAAGGAAAAACTAGTCAAAGTCAGTGAATACATAGAAGAGGAGGGTCGTGGGATACGGGACCTGTCCAATAAACGCGCCCAAGTGGAGAGCCAGGCAGATGAGGTTGGTGCCCTAATAAGTAACCTACGAAGCAAGCTAGCCAGCATAGACAGTGTAGTCGAAGGCGAGGCAAACAAGGTCAAGGCAATCAAGGAATCAAGACCCAAATCTTAG
- a CDS encoding winged helix-turn-helix domain-containing protein — protein MSKQQYRSEMGIMGDILNVTMEGGRQGTIVSAISRRANLSHYAVIDKCEKLSTAGLVQTVKTDKNRLYTITEKGIEFVQEFRKFQSVLDALNLRY, from the coding sequence ATGTCAAAACAACAATACAGGTCCGAAATGGGCATAATGGGAGATATCCTCAATGTCACCATGGAAGGCGGCAGACAGGGAACTATCGTCTCTGCAATATCCAGACGAGCAAACCTTTCGCACTATGCCGTAATAGACAAGTGTGAAAAGCTCTCTACAGCAGGCTTGGTCCAAACCGTAAAAACCGACAAAAACCGACTATATACAATCACTGAAAAAGGCATCGAGTTTGTCCAAGAGTTCCGCAAGTTCCAATCCGTCCTAGATGCGCTGAATTTGAGGTATTAA
- a CDS encoding helix-turn-helix transcriptional regulator, whose translation MKNQGAVLCIQEDIPNIEGMLFVRITDILIRMVKAPLIAIGLLLTVVLPAQSFGSLRAVDFTIYPDGTTHISQQSSADPTEPELKVPLFGKSIDNFVVQDEDGLLLSFDIDSKGATIQTFGASSVTVAYDSYDLVSKKGKIWTFAVDSPVDYTVTMPDESTVVDIANPDNIDSINEKQLSLLKGKNQIEYFFSTSGPALSALNAINDAKTLVAEAATQGIDVNAVQEKLDLAVFAYDNKKYTDAEDLALEANALALQKIDEHKTNQPTENPVNWLKDNVVGIATSIVAIGGAVTTLTLILKKTKGAVQKTIKPLLNNKDEDSEPEPEVDADELVTQEMREDDKQLVSYLEKNGGQAFERDLRKKFLLPRTTMWRAVKRLERQGIIEIEKKDFQNLVRLRKKEESQQ comes from the coding sequence ATGAAAAACCAAGGGGCAGTACTCTGTATCCAAGAAGACATACCCAACATTGAGGGAATGCTTTTTGTAAGGATTACAGATATCCTCATTAGAATGGTAAAAGCACCACTAATAGCTATAGGCCTTCTTCTTACAGTAGTACTGCCTGCACAATCTTTTGGTTCACTTCGAGCCGTTGACTTTACAATTTACCCAGATGGCACTACTCATATTTCTCAACAATCATCCGCTGATCCAACCGAGCCAGAACTCAAGGTTCCACTCTTTGGTAAATCTATTGATAATTTTGTAGTCCAAGACGAGGACGGCTTGCTCTTATCGTTTGATATTGATAGCAAGGGAGCAACAATTCAGACTTTTGGCGCATCTTCCGTCACTGTTGCTTATGACAGCTATGATCTAGTATCAAAGAAGGGCAAAATCTGGACCTTTGCGGTAGACTCGCCAGTTGACTATACTGTAACAATGCCAGACGAATCAACCGTAGTCGATATTGCAAATCCAGATAACATTGACTCCATTAATGAAAAACAACTCTCATTACTCAAAGGCAAAAACCAGATAGAGTATTTCTTTAGCACATCAGGTCCTGCGCTTTCTGCACTAAATGCAATCAATGACGCAAAGACGCTAGTTGCAGAAGCAGCAACTCAGGGAATTGATGTAAATGCAGTGCAAGAAAAACTAGATCTGGCAGTATTTGCATATGACAATAAAAAATACACAGATGCCGAAGATCTGGCACTAGAAGCAAACGCATTGGCTCTGCAAAAAATAGATGAGCACAAAACCAATCAACCAACAGAAAACCCAGTCAACTGGCTAAAAGACAATGTGGTTGGAATCGCAACCTCGATTGTGGCAATCGGTGGTGCAGTAACCACACTCACATTAATTCTCAAAAAGACCAAAGGAGCAGTCCAAAAGACAATCAAGCCATTGCTGAACAACAAAGATGAGGATTCCGAGCCTGAACCAGAGGTAGATGCGGACGAGCTGGTCACTCAAGAGATGAGGGAAGATGACAAACAACTGGTCTCGTATTTGGAGAAAAACGGCGGCCAAGCCTTTGAGCGTGATCTGAGAAAGAAATTCCTCTTACCCAGAACCACAATGTGGCGTGCAGTAAAACGACTTGAACGACAAGGTATTATTGAAATAGAGAAAAAAGACTTTCAGAACTTGGTTCGACTAAGGAAAAAGGAGGAGTCACAACAATGA
- a CDS encoding 7-carboxy-7-deazaguanine synthase QueE produces MKVRLFEIFTSLEGEGILYGTKTLFVRLAGCPFTCFYCDTKESLPMDSGQEYEIKDACSLIEKNLVDKTYKVNFTGGDPLVQAEAVSEMAKFIQSKKIPTYLESSCFDSKKFAKVLPFIDYVKIELKTKDSDFVDPKHYSTLIENALECLKQSIAAKKPTYIKIVVSSKTELDTFSDLVDKIFKTVSARDLKGFIIQPTYGVAEPTLQKLLSFYDATFSHYSEVRVVPQLHKLIGAP; encoded by the coding sequence TTGAAAGTCAGACTGTTTGAAATATTCACATCACTTGAGGGCGAAGGCATTCTTTATGGAACAAAGACACTTTTTGTAAGGCTGGCAGGATGCCCCTTTACCTGTTTTTACTGCGACACCAAAGAATCACTCCCAATGGATTCTGGCCAAGAATATGAGATCAAAGATGCATGCTCTTTGATTGAAAAAAACCTAGTAGACAAAACCTACAAGGTGAATTTCACCGGAGGTGACCCACTAGTCCAAGCAGAGGCAGTGTCCGAGATGGCAAAATTCATCCAATCAAAAAAAATTCCAACATATTTAGAATCGTCCTGCTTTGACTCTAAAAAATTTGCCAAGGTCTTACCTTTCATTGATTATGTAAAAATCGAGCTAAAGACAAAGGACTCTGATTTTGTCGATCCAAAACATTATTCCACGTTAATAGAAAATGCACTGGAATGTCTCAAGCAATCGATTGCGGCAAAAAAACCAACTTATATCAAAATTGTGGTATCATCAAAAACAGAGCTGGACACATTTTCAGATTTGGTGGATAAAATTTTCAAAACCGTTAGCGCTAGGGATCTTAAGGGTTTTATAATACAGCCGACCTATGGTGTAGCAGAGCCAACATTGCAAAAACTTTTGAGCTTTTATGATGCGACTTTTTCTCACTATTCCGAGGTACGTGTAGTACCACAACTACACAAGCTGATAGGTGCTCCATGA
- the folE gene encoding GTP cyclohydrolase I FolE, translating into MNKDRVKKLVRELIIELGEDPTREGLRGTPDRIADMYEEIFAGYDSDSELSVQFSEDSDAVVVKDIKFYSMCEHHMLPFFGKVSIAYLPSGRVFGVSKLVRLVEKYAKRLQIQERMTKDIADELHAQGVKGVMVLSEAEHLCMKMRGVKNDATMTSAAYRGFYERKENREDVVAIIRNAKSSLL; encoded by the coding sequence ATGAACAAAGACAGAGTAAAGAAGCTAGTGCGCGAGCTAATCATTGAATTAGGTGAGGATCCAACACGCGAAGGTCTGCGAGGCACACCAGACAGAATCGCAGACATGTATGAGGAGATCTTTGCAGGCTATGACTCTGATTCGGAACTATCAGTCCAGTTCTCAGAGGACTCTGATGCAGTGGTGGTAAAGGACATCAAATTCTATTCAATGTGCGAGCACCACATGTTGCCATTCTTTGGAAAGGTAAGCATTGCGTATTTACCAAGTGGCCGTGTCTTTGGTGTATCAAAGCTGGTAAGACTGGTGGAAAAATACGCAAAACGACTCCAAATACAGGAGCGAATGACAAAAGACATTGCCGATGAGCTACATGCGCAAGGAGTCAAAGGCGTAATGGTATTATCTGAGGCAGAGCATCTCTGCATGAAAATGAGAGGAGTCAAAAACGACGCAACCATGACCTCTGCTGCATATAGAGGATTTTACGAAAGAAAGGAAAACCGCGAGGACGTGGTTGCCATAATTCGCAACGCAAAATCATCACTTCTTTGA
- a CDS encoding 7-cyano-7-deazaguanine synthase — protein MKKAVVICSGGLDSLCLGAHLSKQYELYGITFSYGQRASKELEAARKVGKALHLKEHKIIPLDFMKALYGTSNVLTSTKKSLPSKFEYSIVVPIRNAIFVTIATAWAFSLKASLVAYGAHTDDIKYPDCRPAFSKKIEAALNQGEIDGIRLGIRNRIKVWSPYSAGISKSTLVKTGYEKFGEEIFQTWSCYANSKYHCGECESCNNRKAAFIQAKIKDKTKYLA, from the coding sequence TTGAAAAAAGCAGTCGTAATTTGTAGTGGCGGACTGGACTCGTTGTGCCTTGGGGCACATTTATCAAAGCAATACGAATTGTACGGAATTACATTTTCGTATGGCCAACGGGCATCAAAGGAACTAGAGGCCGCAAGAAAGGTAGGTAAGGCATTGCATCTAAAAGAGCATAAAATAATTCCACTGGATTTCATGAAAGCGCTTTATGGCACCAGCAATGTTCTTACCAGTACAAAAAAATCATTGCCATCAAAGTTTGAGTATTCTATTGTGGTGCCAATTAGAAACGCAATTTTTGTCACAATTGCTACTGCGTGGGCTTTTTCTCTGAAGGCATCCCTTGTGGCATATGGTGCGCACACTGATGACATCAAATATCCAGACTGCCGGCCGGCTTTTTCAAAAAAAATAGAGGCTGCGCTGAATCAGGGAGAAATTGATGGAATTAGGCTTGGAATCAGAAACAGGATCAAAGTCTGGTCGCCATATTCTGCTGGAATATCAAAGAGCACACTTGTAAAGACTGGCTATGAGAAGTTTGGTGAGGAGATCTTTCAGACATGGAGCTGCTATGCAAATTCCAAATATCACTGCGGAGAATGTGAGTCCTGCAATAACAGAAAGGCCGCATTCATTCAGGCAAAGATCAAAGACAAAACGAAATATCTGGCCTAG